GAAGCTGTCGCGGCATATCGCGCGCGAAAGGAGCCGCAGCGTCCGCTAACAGCAGATTCTGCTCAAGGCTGCTTGGACTTTCAGTAACATAGGAAGATGCTCATTATGGCGTGTCCCTGTTCGGACACGCCAAGTTGGAGACGACGGCGCTCTACACCCGTGTCGCCGTCAACACGGTCCGCGACATCAAGAGCCCGCTCGAGCGGCTGGACATCAAGCTGACGAAGCGAACGCCGCCCGCCTGACCACGGCCGCGTGGCGCGGCCTCCCCTGGAGATCGCCGACGTCTTTCGCGCCCACGGGGCGGCGTGGCGAAAGGCCAACGCCGGGCACGTGTGCCTCGCCCAGTTGAAGGTCATGTCGGCGATCGAGACCTGCCGCACAGCCGCGCTCGGCGGCCACGTCGAGCGCTGCGAGGACTGCGCGCACGAGCGCGTCGCATACAACTCCTGCCGGAATCGTCACTGCCCCAAGTGCCAGGCGGCCGCCGCGCGGCGATGGCTCGAAGACCGCGAGGCAGAGCTCCTGCCGGTTCCCTA
The nucleotide sequence above comes from Candidatus Eremiobacteraceae bacterium. Encoded proteins:
- a CDS encoding transposase zinc-binding domain-containing protein, with the protein product MARPPLEIADVFRAHGAAWRKANAGHVCLAQLKVMSAIETCRTAALGGHVERCEDCAHERVAYNSCRNRHCPKCQAAAARRWLEDREAELLPVP